ctgccagggaattcctgcagTTTCCCCTTTGTTTCAATGATAATAAAATTGCCTCTTGGTATCTTAAATTTTTTCTATGATTTGCAAAACCTATTAAATTACAATGCAAACGTTTCAGCTGAAAGAGTTGTAACTATTTGAACTTCTGACAACTGTGGTCACTTTAATAAAAAAACAGTAATACACATTAAATGGCAGATAACTATTGTCTCACATACGGTGAAAGCAGTTGAAACTTTGAAAGCTTAAAATATTATAGATCTGTTTTAATCCAAAAATAACTTGCTTTAACATAAATAAGCCTTTCTGCTGAATAAGCCAAGGCAGTGTGTCCTATGTATGGAACACTACTACctctgtaaaaaaatatatactgccATAAAAGTCAGTTATTGTCTCTCAGTGCATATTTATTGTTCTTTTAGCTTgatatatgttttctttcctgCTGCTTTCCTAAATTATAGCTGGTTTTGACGTACGCAGCGTAGTGGACTTGTCAtccaaacaaaaaatgaaagcatgGTTTGCCGTAAGCTTGGGGGCCGTATTTAAAGTGGAAATTACGGTATTCCCAGAATAGCAAAcctgtttttaatttatatccTCACCTTATACCAGAAAGGATTAAAAGTATTCAATAGAAGGTAACGTGGGAAGATGACGGGATTGGTAAGGAGGATGAGGAGAAAGCGGGCAGGGATGCTGCATGGATTGGTGGCCCTGCGGGAGAACAGTCATGACACCGCTCGGGGTCTGCAAGCACCTCCAGTCCGCGCGCAGGCGTCGGCTCTGACCCGGCTCCGCGGAGGCCGTGCTCCCGCCCGTGAGTCGTTGCACACAGCGCTGCTGCTTCATGAGGGGAGGGTTTGCCCAGCTCGTAGGCGGTCTCAGCACGGGGACCGCGTCTTCGGGTCGCGGGAACCCTCGGTGTTAGGCGGGGGTCTACCGTGGCTCCGACAGACGCACCGCGGAGGGTGTGCGGGGTTTTATTTAAAGGCCTTCTCTAACGCAGCGGTGGCTATGTCTATCTCCCCATTAGACGGAGGAGGCGGAACAGACGGGGCCTTGCTGCTTGTGAAACGTACAGTGAAGTGCAAACGCCAGATCTCTTGGTGCGCCTTAAAACCTGCAGCGTCTCTGCTGCCCCGGTCCTCGCGGACACGTGCTCAGCCGCGCAGCTCCCGGCGCGAGGCGGCCCTGCACGTGGCGCGGTGCCCAAGGGCCTCCCGGGAGCGCTCGTCTGCGCGTGCGCAGACCGGGCCAGCCCGCAGCCCCGCCCACGACCCGGCCCCCTCCTACCCCGCCCCGCGGGACTGCTGTGCTTGCGCGGACGCGCCCCCGCGCACGCTTCCGGCCTGGCGGGCCGCAGTGCGCACGCGCAAACGCAGCTGGCTGCCCGACCGGGACCCGCGGGCTACGGAGCACGCGTGGACTCGAGCGGCGAGTGGAGTGAGGAGCCCGCGCCGACTCCGCTCGTCCGCGTCTCCCGACACGGTCAGGGTAGCGGCTCTGGTACTCGGGGCCGGGCGGAAGGGGTTGGGAGGCGCTGCCGTCTCGGGTGTGCTCAGGTCGGCCGCGGGGCCGGGCCCGGGCGCGTGGAGCCGCGCTTCAGCCGGGGTCTCAGCGTGTGGAGTAACGGCCGTCTCCAAGGCgtggaggggaggggggtggtgtcTGGAGGGGGGCCGGGCGTGTTCCGGGAGGCGGGGCGGTTGTGGTGGCAGCCCGTGGCGGTGGACGGTGTGCGTGTGGACACCGGGGTCGCGGGCGGCGTCGTTCTGTGGAGGGGCACGGGGCAACCTGCCGCCCCTCGTCGGCCCCGTCCGCCCGCGTCCCGGTAGAGGCCCGGATGCTGGAAATATGGACAATTTAGAGATCCACCCtccacacaatttttttttttttctttttcagctatGAAAGTAGTTTTCTTAATCTGCTGTTCGGAATTATTTGCTTTGAAgttaaagccaacttttttgttttcatgtttttatttctaagtaaTTAGCTAACAGATTTCAGGTTGCAAATTGAAAGCCATTGTCAATCCACAAATGCAGCTGTGGAAACATCCGTACGCATTCATATGTGTACACAGGAAAGTATGTGGACTCGCGCACTTTTCCTTGCCCTTCAGCTGTTCCAGGCAGTGTCGTGGTGTAGCTGGAATCAGGAACCGACTGTACCTGCAGTCTCTCGCAGGAGACGTTGGATTTTAATATTTGCTAAAGTGGTGTTGCTTCTTTTTTATCTGAGCACTTGCTGTTGGCATCTGCCAAGGTGTGTGTGGTGTCTTCCCCCACTCCCGCGAGTAATCTGTGGCTCTTTCTCTGGCTCGTGAACGTGATGGCAGGCCTGGGAGATAATTTAGACTTTCTGCTCTTGacagcggagaaggcagtggcaccccgtaggctgcagtccatggggtcgctgagggtcggacacgactgagcgacttcactttcacttttcactttcatgcattggagaaggaaatggcaagccactccagtgttcttccctggagaatcccagggacggcggagtctggtgggctgccgtctgtggagtcacacagagtcggacacgactgaagtgacttagcagcagcagcagcagcccttgacAGAGCTTtctaaaaagggaaagagaaagccaCCCGCCTTTGCTTTACCTTGAATGAACACACACTAGGTCGTTAGGTAGGGATGCTCCCAGGAGATTGTAAGCGTTGTGAAGGAACACCATTCTGAGCAAATGTTGGTGGCCCCCCATCACCTCAGGTGAACTGGTGTGGTCTCTGGGAGACAGGTGGGCACCCTGGAAATACCTCACATCTTCCACTGAGGCTCTGAAAATGCACAGGCAGCTACTCAGCGTGACAATTTCACGTTTATACATGTGCTGCCTTGGAGTGTATGATCCAGTTTTCTGGGGGTGAAAGGTTTCATATTTTTGGGGTCTTTGGTCAGAGTAGCTTGAGTGAGTTGAAGAAATTACATTATCTACAAACATTATTTCCAAACCTACAGAAAgggataaagttttttttttaattttcaatacaatttttaagAATCATTTTAGCCTTGAGCGCAGTCTGTGTTCATGTTTGGCTGTGTCAGGGCTCAGTTGCTGTGTTTGGGATCTTGTGTCATATTTAGCTGCAGCATGGGATCTCTTAACTAcaacacgtgggatctagttccccagccaaggatcggacctgggccccctgcattgggagcaggggagtcttagccactggaccactggggaagtcccaaaagGGGGTAGTTTTCTTGATAGGTATTTTCCTCACTGGAGCATATTAAGTTTACCTAAGATGCATAAAGCTGTTCAAAGAAAACTGAACTGTCGTCATATATTCAGCTTGACCCAAAGCTGGCAGAGTCAGAGCTTTCTCCTGGACCTACTGTACTTTTCTCCTCCATATTACTTAAAATCATAATTTAtggtaattttcattttctaagaagAGGACAAAGAGAAAAGATAGTCAAGGCTTTCTCTCCAAGATTCCTGAGACCTCTAAGCTTTCTTTTACTCTGACAATGAGAGGAGATGGGAGAATGGCAGTATGTTTGTTAGCAGAATAATCACCTTGCTCAGACATTTTTAGGATTCCCTGTCTAGAGTAGTAACCTTTAGAGAGatcctgaaggaaaagaaaagatgtgtCTTGTGGGTGTCCCTGGAAGCTAGTAAGCATTTGGACGACCTCTCAGAAGGCACTTGGATACATGTACTTTCATCACGTCCGCACTTCTCCCCACAGTAGAAGCTGGGCCTTCCACTTAGGAAGGATTAACATATATTTGACTAACTGAACAAGACAGAATCCTTGCAGTAGTGGTGCATTTGATTCATTAGAGCTGATCTTGGCAAAAATGTGAAGTTAGAAGGACACCTTTTGGGGAGTAAACCAGCTTGTGACTGAGATGGAGGTGATCTCATCACCTCTTGATCCAGCGCTGCAGGGAGCTCTAGAAGTGGTGCTCATGGAATGTAAAGCCCGTGAGTCCCCAGAGACTTGACTTTGAAAGGCAGTGTTCGTGGGACGTGTAAGCGTCAGGTGCCCTGTCATCACGTGCGTGTCGTTCTGTACATAAACCTGCCCCAGGTGTCATATTCCATGATGAGGGTATTTGCATTCCATGGTTCAGCCCTGTGGCTTCGCTCTCCTGTTACTAATGATTGTGAACAGTGCCCCTCATCAGAGCACTAAGTCCACCCCCTTAGCAGTTCTGCTCCATTTCTCAGCAGCTTCTAGCACAAATGTGGGACCTTTGGGCAGCCCTCGCCAGGGTCTGGTGCCCAGTCAGTGGGCATTCTCTTTCCCTCCCAGACTGTAGCAGCTTCTTAAAGAACTCCTGTTCCCATGTGTAGCTCTAAAGCAGGTGAATGCCTGGTGTATAGCATCTAGAGCTGTTATTGTATGGGTGATGCTGGAAAGGCTTGCAGTCTTCCATCACGTATGCACACATACACGTGCCAAAAGTTAAGGCTGTCAACtttgtattttaagaaaagtttttaattaagGAATATCGGTAGAGACCAATAAgtaaattatacttttattttgaagtaaaagaACTGAAGCAAGAAGTAACTTATTAAGGAAATAACCTGTTCATGAAAAGTATTTGTGTGAAGAAATACCATTTAAGTCAGTAGGGAGAGTCAGAGGGTCATGAGTGATACAAGAAGATGTGATTTTGGAAACTTTgtggaagaaaacatttccttgttttttcccTATTAAACAACCCTGTCTTATAACAAGTTGGTTATATGATCGTGCATTTCTGAATCATTGATTAAAATCATTCGCTTCTGATTTGAGTTGTGGGTTCTATAACTCTTCAGCTTCCCTGCCCtcatctttcttgtttttaagGTGAATTATAAAACTTTAGAGTTTATAAGTACAGTATACTTTAAGTCATTGTTCTGTTAGCTGAGCTCACGTGTTTGGTCTTGGAGGGCCTGGCTTCCCTGCTGTTTGTGATCTCGTGGAGTCTGTACGTTAGCATCAGTGTCTCTGGCGACCCCTGTCCCTGTGACGTGCACAGAGACTGCTTTAACTCCAAACACACTCTGCTTCTGGGCGGCCCTTGGTGGTCTGCAGTCGCTCAGGGGTGCCTAGTAGTGACATTAAAATACCCACTAGCTGTCTGATGCTATGTTAAGACTGCTTATCTGTTACAAGGGTGTTGGTCCTTTCAGCAGTTCTTTGGACATACTGATCACTGGACCCCCTCTGGAAATGTCCCAGCCCCATCCTGGAGCAGGCAGGAACCTGTGTCCCGAGGCCATCTGTGTGATTTCTCGTCGCACTGCTGCATCAGGGCACCTGGGGCACGGGGACGTGATCGTCAGATGCAGGCAGTAATCTTCTCCACTTGCCTTAGAAGAAACAGACACTACTATGCGGAGCAAGTTTTCAAGATTCTTTGGTTACATTTTTTAATCACTTCTCTTTCATGGTGAACAAATGTTTTCTGTTAAGCTATGTGAGAACACAAGAAAGAGATCTTGCTTGTTTTAAGGGCTGTCCTTTCTATTTTACAAATTCTAAAGTATGGTCAATATCTCCTCCCTGTACTTTACAAACAGAAGCCACCCTGGGATGCTTGGTACCCTTGCAAAGCTGATCCCATCCACAGACTCTGTCTGTTTATAGATGTGTATGGAGTCTGTGATGACAAGAAGGGTGACCTGGAAGCATTCAGTTGCTTCCCAGAAAGCTGATGAGCCAGTCTCGTGGCATGTTTGATGCATGAGTCCCGTGTCATGACAGTTTCACCACAGTGTCAGTAAACAACCCATCTGCCTCATGTAGAACTGACTGGAATAGTCCGTGTCAGATGAGACATGTGTTAAGGTTGATTTGATCT
The sequence above is drawn from the Bos javanicus breed banteng chromosome 12, ARS-OSU_banteng_1.0, whole genome shotgun sequence genome and encodes:
- the EEF1AKMT1 gene encoding EEF1A lysine methyltransferase 1 isoform X1, which produces MTGLVRRMRRKRAGMLHGLVALRENSHDTARGLQAPPVRAQASALTRLRGGRAPARESLHTALLLHEGRVCPARRRSQHGDRVFGSREPSVLGGGLPWLRQTHRGGCAGFYLKAFSNAAVAMSISPLDGGGGTDGALLLVKRTVKCKRQISWCALKPAASLLPRSSRTRAQPRSSRREAALHVARCPRASRERSSARAQTGPARSPAHDPAPSYPAPRDCCACADAPPRTLPAWRAAVRTRKRSWLPDRDPRATEHAWTRAASGVRSPRRLRSSASPDTHQGLFP